The Manihot esculenta cultivar AM560-2 chromosome 11, M.esculenta_v8, whole genome shotgun sequence genome includes a region encoding these proteins:
- the LOC110626076 gene encoding phosphatidylinositol 4-phosphate 5-kinase 6 isoform X2, with protein MSEEKGWEATVRKSQAATKRRSNYIFGTTMSAAVAHADDDDPSCNESVYHAERVFPCGDFYTGQWHEGLPHGHGKYLWIDGCMYVGEWYKGKTMGKGKFSWPCGATYEGDFKGGYMDGKGTYTGSSGATYRGSWVMNLRQGHGTKCYYTGDCYEGDWRRGVQDGHGRYQWRNGNHYIGQWKNGVMNGNGTMIWRNGNRYDGFWEDGLPKGNGTFRWSDGSFYVGVWSKDPKDQNGTYYPSGSKSGNLDWDPQEVFLKDLSDCQICACEKVSIFPSQKTLNFPGTELGYVKPIKGNVEDGKLRRMSVDGRLSNYSLASMESNDTSVGGGDGEWRDGDEGFCHFDDLDSRMHRLNLRPVKRQGETISKGHKNYELMLNLQLGIRHSVGRPAPAISLDLKASCFDPKEKVWTKFPPEGSKYTPPHQSSDFKWKDYCPVVFRTLRKLFNVDAADYMLSICGNDALRELSSPGKSGSFFYLTNDDRYMIKTMKKAEVKVLLRMLPAYYTHVRSFEHTLVTKFYGLHCVKLAGPNQKKVRFVIMGNLFCSEYTIHRRFDLKGSSHGRTTAKPESEIDPTTTLKDLDLNYIFRLHKVWFQEFCRQVDRDCDFLEQERIMDYSLLVGIHFREASYKDSMTPTRSSGVRTPTGLRTPTGLLTPSGPRTPTGNGNPDNEFGALPRLSRAEMDKIILDPARLSSIKLGIGMPARAEKTTRKSNCEVGLMGEAAGNLSKAIFKTFSRFHFESFCRRHLTI; from the exons ATGAGCGAAGAGAAGGGCTGGGAAGCGACAGTAAGAAAATCACAAGCAGCTACAAAGAGAAGATCCAACTACATCTTTGGCACCACGATGTCAGCAGCGGTAGCTCATGCAGATGATGATGATCCTTCTTGCAACGAGTCAGTCTACCATGCAGAGAGAGTTTTTCCCTGCGGAGACTTCTACACAGGCCAATGGCATGAAGGCCTCCCTCATGGACATGGCAAATACCTCTGGATAGATGGGTGCATGTATGTTGGTGAATGGTACAAAGGGAAAACAATGGGAAAGGGTAAATTTAGTTGGCCCTGTGGTGCGACCTATGAGGGTGACTTCAAGGGTGGTTATATGGATGGTAAAGGGACTTATACAGGATCTTCAGGTGCTACTTATAGGGGTTCTTGGGTTATGAATTTGAGACAGGGACATGGCACAAAGTGTTATTACACTGGAGATTGCTATGAAGGTGATTGGAGAAGAGGCGTGCAAGATGGGCATGGAAGGTATCAATGGAGGAACGGGAATCATTATATCGGTCAGTGGAAGAATGGTGTAATGAACGGGAATGGAACTATGATTTGGAGAAATGGAAATAGATATGATGGGTTTTGGGAAGATGGGTTGCCGAAAGGAAATGGGACTTTTAGATGGTCAGATGGAAGTTTCTACGTGGGGGTTTGGAGTAAAGATCCTAAAGACCAAAATGGGACTTATTATCCATCTGGGTCTAAGTCAGGGAATTTGGATTGGGATCCACAAGAGGTGTTTTTGAAGGACTTGAGTGATTGCCAGATTTGTGCTTGTGAAAAGGTGTCAATTTTCCCATCACAGAAGACATTGAATTTCCCTGGGACTGAACTTGGGTATGTTAAGCCAATCAAAGGGAATGTTGAGGATGGAAAGCTTAGGCGGATGTCTGTGGATGGGAGATTAAGTAATTACAGCCTAGCTTCAATGGAAAGTAATGATACTTCTGTCGGTGGTGGAGATGGGGAATGGAGAGATGGAGATGAAGGGTTTTGTCATTTTGATGATTTAGATTCAAGGATGCACAGATTGAATTTACGGCCTGTGAAGAGGCAAGGGGAGACAATATCAAAAGGGCATAAAAACTATGAGCTCATGCTCAATCTGCAGTTGGGAATCAG ACATTCAGTGGGACGACCTGCTCCGGCTATATCTCTTGATCTGAAGGCTTCATGTTTTGATCCTAAGGAAAAAGTTTGGACTAAATTTCCTCCAGAAGGATCCAAGTACACTCCACCGCACCAGTCTAGTGACTTCAAATGGAAGGATTACTGCCCTGTTGTTTTCAG GACTCTCAGGAAATTGTTCAATGTGGATGCAGCTGATTACATGCTATCTATATGTGGGAATGATGCCCTTAGGGAGCTCTCATCCCCAGGCAAAAGTGGAAGCTTCTTTTACTTAACAAATGATGACCGCTACATGATAAAGACCATGAAGAAGGCAGAAGTAAAA GTGCTCTTAAGGATGCTGCCAGCTTACTACACTCATGTTCGCTCATTTGAGCACACTCTAGTAACCAAATTTTATGGTCTTCATTGTGTGAAATTAGCTGGTCCGAACCAGAAGAAG gTGCGATTTGTCATAATGGGGAATCTGTTCTGTTCTGAGTATACCATTCATAGACGTTTTGACTTGAAAGGTTCTTCCCATGGTCGCACAACTGCTAAACCTGAATCAGAAATTGATCCAACAACAACCCTCAAAGATCTTGATCTCAATTACATATTTCGATTGCATAAGGTTTGGTTCCAAGAGTTTTGCAG ACAAGTGGACAGAGATTGTGACTTCCTTGAACAAGAGAGAATTATGGATTACAGTCTTTTGGTTGGTATTCACTTTCGAGAAGCTTCGTATAAGGATTCCATGACACCAACTCGTAGTTCTGGAGTTAGGACTCCTACTGGCCTTCGCACTCCAACTGGACTTCTTACACCCTCTGGCCCAAGAACTCCTACTG GAAATGGAAACCCAGATAATGAATTTGGAGCACTCCCACGCCTTTCTAGAGCAGAGATGGATAAGATTATTCTTGACCCTGCTCG GTTGTCCTCCATAAAGCTGGGCATCGGCATGCCAGCACGGGCAGAAAAGACTACCAGAAAAAGTAATTGTGAAGTCGGTCTGATGGGAGAAGCAGCTGGAAACTT ATCCAAAGCAATATTCAAAACGTTTTCGAGATTTCATTTTGAGAGTTTTTGTAGAAGACACTTGACGATATAG
- the LOC110626076 gene encoding phosphatidylinositol 4-phosphate 5-kinase 6 isoform X4, whose amino-acid sequence MSEEKGWEATVRKSQAATKRRSNYIFGTTMSAAVAHADDDDPSCNESVYHAERVFPCGDFYTGQWHEGLPHGHGKYLWIDGCMYVGEWYKGKTMGKGKFSWPCGATYEGDFKGGYMDGKGTYTGSSGATYRGSWVMNLRQGHGTKCYYTGDCYEGDWRRGVQDGHGRYQWRNGNHYIGQWKNGVMNGNGTMIWRNGNRYDGFWEDGLPKGNGTFRWSDGSFYVGVWSKDPKDQNGTYYPSGSKSGNLDWDPQEVFLKDLSDCQICACEKVSIFPSQKTLNFPGTELGYVKPIKGNVEDGKLRRMSVDGRLSNYSLASMESNDTSVGGGDGEWRDGDEGFCHFDDLDSRMHRLNLRPVKRQGETISKGHKNYELMLNLQLGIRTLRKLFNVDAADYMLSICGNDALRELSSPGKSGSFFYLTNDDRYMIKTMKKAEVKVLLRMLPAYYTHVRSFEHTLVTKFYGLHCVKLAGPNQKKVRFVIMGNLFCSEYTIHRRFDLKGSSHGRTTAKPESEIDPTTTLKDLDLNYIFRLHKVWFQEFCRQVDRDCDFLEQERIMDYSLLVGIHFREASYKDSMTPTRSSGVRTPTGLRTPTGLLTPSGPRTPTGNGNPDNEFGALPRLSRAEMDKIILDPARLSSIKLGIGMPARAEKTTRKSNCEVGLMGEAAGNLYEIILFFGIIDILQDYDISKKLEHAYKSMHYDPTSISAVDPKQYSKRFRDFILRVFVEDT is encoded by the exons ATGAGCGAAGAGAAGGGCTGGGAAGCGACAGTAAGAAAATCACAAGCAGCTACAAAGAGAAGATCCAACTACATCTTTGGCACCACGATGTCAGCAGCGGTAGCTCATGCAGATGATGATGATCCTTCTTGCAACGAGTCAGTCTACCATGCAGAGAGAGTTTTTCCCTGCGGAGACTTCTACACAGGCCAATGGCATGAAGGCCTCCCTCATGGACATGGCAAATACCTCTGGATAGATGGGTGCATGTATGTTGGTGAATGGTACAAAGGGAAAACAATGGGAAAGGGTAAATTTAGTTGGCCCTGTGGTGCGACCTATGAGGGTGACTTCAAGGGTGGTTATATGGATGGTAAAGGGACTTATACAGGATCTTCAGGTGCTACTTATAGGGGTTCTTGGGTTATGAATTTGAGACAGGGACATGGCACAAAGTGTTATTACACTGGAGATTGCTATGAAGGTGATTGGAGAAGAGGCGTGCAAGATGGGCATGGAAGGTATCAATGGAGGAACGGGAATCATTATATCGGTCAGTGGAAGAATGGTGTAATGAACGGGAATGGAACTATGATTTGGAGAAATGGAAATAGATATGATGGGTTTTGGGAAGATGGGTTGCCGAAAGGAAATGGGACTTTTAGATGGTCAGATGGAAGTTTCTACGTGGGGGTTTGGAGTAAAGATCCTAAAGACCAAAATGGGACTTATTATCCATCTGGGTCTAAGTCAGGGAATTTGGATTGGGATCCACAAGAGGTGTTTTTGAAGGACTTGAGTGATTGCCAGATTTGTGCTTGTGAAAAGGTGTCAATTTTCCCATCACAGAAGACATTGAATTTCCCTGGGACTGAACTTGGGTATGTTAAGCCAATCAAAGGGAATGTTGAGGATGGAAAGCTTAGGCGGATGTCTGTGGATGGGAGATTAAGTAATTACAGCCTAGCTTCAATGGAAAGTAATGATACTTCTGTCGGTGGTGGAGATGGGGAATGGAGAGATGGAGATGAAGGGTTTTGTCATTTTGATGATTTAGATTCAAGGATGCACAGATTGAATTTACGGCCTGTGAAGAGGCAAGGGGAGACAATATCAAAAGGGCATAAAAACTATGAGCTCATGCTCAATCTGCAGTTGGGAATCAG GACTCTCAGGAAATTGTTCAATGTGGATGCAGCTGATTACATGCTATCTATATGTGGGAATGATGCCCTTAGGGAGCTCTCATCCCCAGGCAAAAGTGGAAGCTTCTTTTACTTAACAAATGATGACCGCTACATGATAAAGACCATGAAGAAGGCAGAAGTAAAA GTGCTCTTAAGGATGCTGCCAGCTTACTACACTCATGTTCGCTCATTTGAGCACACTCTAGTAACCAAATTTTATGGTCTTCATTGTGTGAAATTAGCTGGTCCGAACCAGAAGAAG gTGCGATTTGTCATAATGGGGAATCTGTTCTGTTCTGAGTATACCATTCATAGACGTTTTGACTTGAAAGGTTCTTCCCATGGTCGCACAACTGCTAAACCTGAATCAGAAATTGATCCAACAACAACCCTCAAAGATCTTGATCTCAATTACATATTTCGATTGCATAAGGTTTGGTTCCAAGAGTTTTGCAG ACAAGTGGACAGAGATTGTGACTTCCTTGAACAAGAGAGAATTATGGATTACAGTCTTTTGGTTGGTATTCACTTTCGAGAAGCTTCGTATAAGGATTCCATGACACCAACTCGTAGTTCTGGAGTTAGGACTCCTACTGGCCTTCGCACTCCAACTGGACTTCTTACACCCTCTGGCCCAAGAACTCCTACTG GAAATGGAAACCCAGATAATGAATTTGGAGCACTCCCACGCCTTTCTAGAGCAGAGATGGATAAGATTATTCTTGACCCTGCTCG GTTGTCCTCCATAAAGCTGGGCATCGGCATGCCAGCACGGGCAGAAAAGACTACCAGAAAAAGTAATTGTGAAGTCGGTCTGATGGGAGAAGCAGCTGGAAACTTGTATGAAATCATTCTATTTTTTGGTATAATAGACATACTACAAGATTACGATATTAGCAAAAAGCTCGAGCATGCATACAAATCAATGCATTATGACCCAACTTCAATCTCTGCTGTAGATCCAAAGCAATATTCAAAACGTTTTCGAGATTTCATTTTGAGAGTTTTTGTAGAAGACACTTGA
- the LOC110626076 gene encoding phosphatidylinositol 4-phosphate 5-kinase 4 isoform X5: MSEEKGWEATVRKSQAATKRRSNYIFGTTMSAAVAHADDDDPSCNESVYHAERVFPCGDFYTGQWHEGLPHGHGKYLWIDGCMYVGEWYKGKTMGKGKFSWPCGATYEGDFKGGYMDGKGTYTGSSGATYRGSWVMNLRQGHGTKCYYTGDCYEGDWRRGVQDGHGRYQWRNGNHYIGQWKNGVMNGNGTMIWRNGNRYDGFWEDGLPKGNGTFRWSDGSFYVGVWSKDPKDQNGTYYPSGSKSGNLDWDPQEVFLKDLSDCQICACEKVSIFPSQKTLNFPGTELGYVKPIKGNVEDGKLRRMSVDGRLSNYSLASMESNDTSVGGGDGEWRDGDEGFCHFDDLDSRMHRLNLRPVKRQGETISKGHKNYELMLNLQLGIRHSVGRPAPAISLDLKASCFDPKEKVWTKFPPEGSKYTPPHQSSDFKWKDYCPVVFRTLRKLFNVDAADYMLSICGNDALRELSSPGKSGSFFYLTNDDRYMIKTMKKAEVKVLLRMLPAYYTHVRSFEHTLVTKFYGLHCVKLAGPNQKKVRFVIMGNLFCSEYTIHRRFDLKGSSHGRTTAKPESEIDPTTTLKDLDLNYIFRLHKVWFQEFCRLSSIKLGIGMPARAEKTTRKSNCEVGLMGEAAGNLYEIILFFGIIDILQDYDISKKLEHAYKSMHYDPTSISAVDPKQYSKRFRDFILRVFVEDT, encoded by the exons ATGAGCGAAGAGAAGGGCTGGGAAGCGACAGTAAGAAAATCACAAGCAGCTACAAAGAGAAGATCCAACTACATCTTTGGCACCACGATGTCAGCAGCGGTAGCTCATGCAGATGATGATGATCCTTCTTGCAACGAGTCAGTCTACCATGCAGAGAGAGTTTTTCCCTGCGGAGACTTCTACACAGGCCAATGGCATGAAGGCCTCCCTCATGGACATGGCAAATACCTCTGGATAGATGGGTGCATGTATGTTGGTGAATGGTACAAAGGGAAAACAATGGGAAAGGGTAAATTTAGTTGGCCCTGTGGTGCGACCTATGAGGGTGACTTCAAGGGTGGTTATATGGATGGTAAAGGGACTTATACAGGATCTTCAGGTGCTACTTATAGGGGTTCTTGGGTTATGAATTTGAGACAGGGACATGGCACAAAGTGTTATTACACTGGAGATTGCTATGAAGGTGATTGGAGAAGAGGCGTGCAAGATGGGCATGGAAGGTATCAATGGAGGAACGGGAATCATTATATCGGTCAGTGGAAGAATGGTGTAATGAACGGGAATGGAACTATGATTTGGAGAAATGGAAATAGATATGATGGGTTTTGGGAAGATGGGTTGCCGAAAGGAAATGGGACTTTTAGATGGTCAGATGGAAGTTTCTACGTGGGGGTTTGGAGTAAAGATCCTAAAGACCAAAATGGGACTTATTATCCATCTGGGTCTAAGTCAGGGAATTTGGATTGGGATCCACAAGAGGTGTTTTTGAAGGACTTGAGTGATTGCCAGATTTGTGCTTGTGAAAAGGTGTCAATTTTCCCATCACAGAAGACATTGAATTTCCCTGGGACTGAACTTGGGTATGTTAAGCCAATCAAAGGGAATGTTGAGGATGGAAAGCTTAGGCGGATGTCTGTGGATGGGAGATTAAGTAATTACAGCCTAGCTTCAATGGAAAGTAATGATACTTCTGTCGGTGGTGGAGATGGGGAATGGAGAGATGGAGATGAAGGGTTTTGTCATTTTGATGATTTAGATTCAAGGATGCACAGATTGAATTTACGGCCTGTGAAGAGGCAAGGGGAGACAATATCAAAAGGGCATAAAAACTATGAGCTCATGCTCAATCTGCAGTTGGGAATCAG ACATTCAGTGGGACGACCTGCTCCGGCTATATCTCTTGATCTGAAGGCTTCATGTTTTGATCCTAAGGAAAAAGTTTGGACTAAATTTCCTCCAGAAGGATCCAAGTACACTCCACCGCACCAGTCTAGTGACTTCAAATGGAAGGATTACTGCCCTGTTGTTTTCAG GACTCTCAGGAAATTGTTCAATGTGGATGCAGCTGATTACATGCTATCTATATGTGGGAATGATGCCCTTAGGGAGCTCTCATCCCCAGGCAAAAGTGGAAGCTTCTTTTACTTAACAAATGATGACCGCTACATGATAAAGACCATGAAGAAGGCAGAAGTAAAA GTGCTCTTAAGGATGCTGCCAGCTTACTACACTCATGTTCGCTCATTTGAGCACACTCTAGTAACCAAATTTTATGGTCTTCATTGTGTGAAATTAGCTGGTCCGAACCAGAAGAAG gTGCGATTTGTCATAATGGGGAATCTGTTCTGTTCTGAGTATACCATTCATAGACGTTTTGACTTGAAAGGTTCTTCCCATGGTCGCACAACTGCTAAACCTGAATCAGAAATTGATCCAACAACAACCCTCAAAGATCTTGATCTCAATTACATATTTCGATTGCATAAGGTTTGGTTCCAAGAGTTTTGCAG GTTGTCCTCCATAAAGCTGGGCATCGGCATGCCAGCACGGGCAGAAAAGACTACCAGAAAAAGTAATTGTGAAGTCGGTCTGATGGGAGAAGCAGCTGGAAACTTGTATGAAATCATTCTATTTTTTGGTATAATAGACATACTACAAGATTACGATATTAGCAAAAAGCTCGAGCATGCATACAAATCAATGCATTATGACCCAACTTCAATCTCTGCTGTAGATCCAAAGCAATATTCAAAACGTTTTCGAGATTTCATTTTGAGAGTTTTTGTAGAAGACACTTGA
- the LOC110626076 gene encoding phosphatidylinositol 4-phosphate 5-kinase 6 isoform X3 — protein sequence MSEEKGWEATVRKSQAATKRRSNYIFGTTMSAAVAHADDDDPSCNESVYHAERVFPCGDFYTGQWHEGLPHGHGKYLWIDGCMYVGEWYKGKTMGKGKFSWPCGATYEGDFKGGYMDGKGTYTGSSGATYRGSWVMNLRQGHGTKCYYTGDCYEGDWRRGVQDGHGRYQWRNGNHYIGQWKNGVMNGNGTMIWRNGNRYDGFWEDGLPKGNGTFRWSDGSFYVGVWSKDPKDQNGTYYPSGSKSGNLDWDPQEVFLKDLSDCQICACEKVSIFPSQKTLNFPGTELGYVKPIKGNVEDGKLRRMSVDGRLSNYSLASMESNDTSVGGGDGEWRDGDEGFCHFDDLDSRMHRLNLRPVKRQGETISKGHKNYELMLNLQLGIRYLGYWTLRKLFNVDAADYMLSICGNDALRELSSPGKSGSFFYLTNDDRYMIKTMKKAEVKVLLRMLPAYYTHVRSFEHTLVTKFYGLHCVKLAGPNQKKVRFVIMGNLFCSEYTIHRRFDLKGSSHGRTTAKPESEIDPTTTLKDLDLNYIFRLHKVWFQEFCRQVDRDCDFLEQERIMDYSLLVGIHFREASYKDSMTPTRSSGVRTPTGLRTPTGLLTPSGPRTPTGNGNPDNEFGALPRLSRAEMDKIILDPARLSSIKLGIGMPARAEKTTRKSNCEVGLMGEAAGNLYEIILFFGIIDILQDYDISKKLEHAYKSMHYDPTSISAVDPKQYSKRFRDFILRVFVEDT from the exons ATGAGCGAAGAGAAGGGCTGGGAAGCGACAGTAAGAAAATCACAAGCAGCTACAAAGAGAAGATCCAACTACATCTTTGGCACCACGATGTCAGCAGCGGTAGCTCATGCAGATGATGATGATCCTTCTTGCAACGAGTCAGTCTACCATGCAGAGAGAGTTTTTCCCTGCGGAGACTTCTACACAGGCCAATGGCATGAAGGCCTCCCTCATGGACATGGCAAATACCTCTGGATAGATGGGTGCATGTATGTTGGTGAATGGTACAAAGGGAAAACAATGGGAAAGGGTAAATTTAGTTGGCCCTGTGGTGCGACCTATGAGGGTGACTTCAAGGGTGGTTATATGGATGGTAAAGGGACTTATACAGGATCTTCAGGTGCTACTTATAGGGGTTCTTGGGTTATGAATTTGAGACAGGGACATGGCACAAAGTGTTATTACACTGGAGATTGCTATGAAGGTGATTGGAGAAGAGGCGTGCAAGATGGGCATGGAAGGTATCAATGGAGGAACGGGAATCATTATATCGGTCAGTGGAAGAATGGTGTAATGAACGGGAATGGAACTATGATTTGGAGAAATGGAAATAGATATGATGGGTTTTGGGAAGATGGGTTGCCGAAAGGAAATGGGACTTTTAGATGGTCAGATGGAAGTTTCTACGTGGGGGTTTGGAGTAAAGATCCTAAAGACCAAAATGGGACTTATTATCCATCTGGGTCTAAGTCAGGGAATTTGGATTGGGATCCACAAGAGGTGTTTTTGAAGGACTTGAGTGATTGCCAGATTTGTGCTTGTGAAAAGGTGTCAATTTTCCCATCACAGAAGACATTGAATTTCCCTGGGACTGAACTTGGGTATGTTAAGCCAATCAAAGGGAATGTTGAGGATGGAAAGCTTAGGCGGATGTCTGTGGATGGGAGATTAAGTAATTACAGCCTAGCTTCAATGGAAAGTAATGATACTTCTGTCGGTGGTGGAGATGGGGAATGGAGAGATGGAGATGAAGGGTTTTGTCATTTTGATGATTTAGATTCAAGGATGCACAGATTGAATTTACGGCCTGTGAAGAGGCAAGGGGAGACAATATCAAAAGGGCATAAAAACTATGAGCTCATGCTCAATCTGCAGTTGGGAATCAGGTATTTGGGTTATTG GACTCTCAGGAAATTGTTCAATGTGGATGCAGCTGATTACATGCTATCTATATGTGGGAATGATGCCCTTAGGGAGCTCTCATCCCCAGGCAAAAGTGGAAGCTTCTTTTACTTAACAAATGATGACCGCTACATGATAAAGACCATGAAGAAGGCAGAAGTAAAA GTGCTCTTAAGGATGCTGCCAGCTTACTACACTCATGTTCGCTCATTTGAGCACACTCTAGTAACCAAATTTTATGGTCTTCATTGTGTGAAATTAGCTGGTCCGAACCAGAAGAAG gTGCGATTTGTCATAATGGGGAATCTGTTCTGTTCTGAGTATACCATTCATAGACGTTTTGACTTGAAAGGTTCTTCCCATGGTCGCACAACTGCTAAACCTGAATCAGAAATTGATCCAACAACAACCCTCAAAGATCTTGATCTCAATTACATATTTCGATTGCATAAGGTTTGGTTCCAAGAGTTTTGCAG ACAAGTGGACAGAGATTGTGACTTCCTTGAACAAGAGAGAATTATGGATTACAGTCTTTTGGTTGGTATTCACTTTCGAGAAGCTTCGTATAAGGATTCCATGACACCAACTCGTAGTTCTGGAGTTAGGACTCCTACTGGCCTTCGCACTCCAACTGGACTTCTTACACCCTCTGGCCCAAGAACTCCTACTG GAAATGGAAACCCAGATAATGAATTTGGAGCACTCCCACGCCTTTCTAGAGCAGAGATGGATAAGATTATTCTTGACCCTGCTCG GTTGTCCTCCATAAAGCTGGGCATCGGCATGCCAGCACGGGCAGAAAAGACTACCAGAAAAAGTAATTGTGAAGTCGGTCTGATGGGAGAAGCAGCTGGAAACTTGTATGAAATCATTCTATTTTTTGGTATAATAGACATACTACAAGATTACGATATTAGCAAAAAGCTCGAGCATGCATACAAATCAATGCATTATGACCCAACTTCAATCTCTGCTGTAGATCCAAAGCAATATTCAAAACGTTTTCGAGATTTCATTTTGAGAGTTTTTGTAGAAGACACTTGA